A DNA window from Moorella thermoacetica contains the following coding sequences:
- a CDS encoding helix-turn-helix domain-containing protein, which yields MSEIFYPPAELARMLKVSERTIRRWIQKGDLPALRYGRQLRIPASALEKLGRPAAEISNKSDWLAKCRAARAMMPLRGDSAKILQQIRLDRADR from the coding sequence ATGAGCGAAATATTTTATCCACCGGCAGAATTAGCCAGAATGCTTAAAGTCAGCGAACGCACTATAAGGCGTTGGATCCAAAAGGGGGATTTGCCGGCCTTGCGCTATGGACGGCAACTGCGCATACCGGCGAGCGCTTTAGAAAAATTGGGACGCCCGGCAGCAGAAATATCTAACAAAAGCGATTGGCTGGCAAAATGCCGGGCCGCGCGGGCAATGATGCCCCTGAGGGGCGATAGTGCGAAGATCTTGCAGCAGATCCGGTTAGATAGGGCAGACCGGTGA
- a CDS encoding type II toxin-antitoxin system VapC family toxin → MNEMDVRLKEVCVDACLVVKLVINEPDSALADALFAWWQEQGVQLIAPVFCPVEIDSVIRRRTVITTPEERLTPEQAEIAFEAVQAIPLKTISVPGQRRRGWELAKELKLPVVYDSHYLALAELRNCDFWTSDARLYNNVKGRLPYVHLLSEFASELMR, encoded by the coding sequence GTGAACGAGATGGACGTGCGCCTTAAAGAAGTTTGTGTCGATGCCTGCCTGGTAGTCAAACTGGTTATAAACGAACCGGACAGCGCGCTGGCAGACGCCCTTTTTGCATGGTGGCAGGAGCAGGGGGTGCAGTTAATAGCCCCCGTCTTTTGTCCTGTAGAAATAGATAGTGTCATTAGACGCAGGACAGTAATTACCACCCCCGAAGAAAGATTGACGCCGGAACAGGCGGAAATTGCTTTTGAAGCCGTGCAGGCCATCCCCTTAAAAACTATCAGTGTCCCCGGTCAACGGCGCCGGGGATGGGAGCTGGCAAAAGAGTTGAAATTACCTGTCGTCTATGATAGTCACTACCTGGCGTTAGCCGAATTGCGCAACTGTGATTTTTGGACTTCTGACGCAAGACTGTATAATAACGTTAAGGGCAGGTTGCCTTATGTCCATCTCCTCAGTGAATTTGCTTCGGAGTTGATGAGGTGA
- a CDS encoding nucleotidyltransferase domain-containing protein yields the protein MKEGRSLERFKFYSLTNEEKHSLLQRIAACLKGKEEIVFAYLHGSFLGEGPFRDIDLAVYINDEGIDTDYFFYEMQLEDSLRQLIPFPIDVRVINRAPLSFKYSVLKNGYLLIENVPNIRVDFEEHTLDRYFDFAPFRKRYFKETFGLEI from the coding sequence GTGAAGGAAGGTAGGAGTTTGGAACGGTTTAAGTTCTATTCCTTGACTAATGAGGAGAAGCATAGCCTGCTTCAAAGAATTGCTGCCTGCTTAAAAGGGAAAGAGGAGATAGTCTTTGCCTATCTCCACGGTTCTTTTCTCGGTGAAGGACCTTTCAGGGATATTGATCTAGCCGTTTATATCAATGATGAGGGGATAGATACAGATTACTTCTTTTATGAGATGCAGTTGGAAGATTCCCTCCGGCAGCTCATTCCTTTCCCGATCGATGTCAGGGTTATTAATAGAGCTCCTTTATCCTTTAAATATAGCGTTTTAAAAAACGGTTACCTGCTAATAGAGAATGTCCCCAATATCAGGGTTGATTTTGAGGAACACACGCTGGACAGGTATTTTGATTTTGCCCCGTTTCGGAAACGCTATTTTAAGGAGACGTTTGGCCTTGAAATTTGA
- the hepT gene encoding type VII toxin-antitoxin system HepT family RNase toxin has product MKFDALKAGKLLAAFRQAQKRLQDLARLPKEEFLTDPDKIGSAKYHFIVAIEAAIDLSNHIIARNNLRIPEDYADTFRILGEAGIFPPEFVTTLIKMTRFRNRLVHIYWDVDSDTLYNILVNGLKDLDAYLKAMGKFFTGNKEEPYC; this is encoded by the coding sequence TTGAAATTTGATGCGTTAAAAGCCGGCAAACTTCTTGCCGCGTTCAGGCAGGCTCAAAAACGGCTGCAAGACCTGGCCCGCCTGCCTAAAGAGGAGTTTTTGACTGATCCTGATAAAATAGGCAGTGCTAAATATCATTTCATCGTGGCCATTGAAGCAGCCATTGATTTAAGCAATCATATTATCGCCCGGAACAATCTGAGAATACCAGAGGATTACGCTGATACCTTTCGCATTTTGGGTGAGGCCGGCATTTTTCCTCCTGAATTTGTTACTACTCTTATTAAGATGACGAGATTCAGAAACAGGCTGGTTCATATTTACTGGGACGTAGATAGTGATACCCTCTATAATATTTTAGTGAATGGGCTTAAAGACCTGGATGCTTATTTAAAGGCAATGGGCAAATTTTTCACTGGTAACAAGGAAGAGCCATACTGCTAG
- a CDS encoding metal-dependent hydrolase, translating into MLFLGHAGLTLAAARVMEKMMVPGGRQRPGSRPGPPELIDYRLVLIGSMLPDIIDKPLGGVIFKETLGNGRIYAHTLVFLLFAWAAGLLWWRRYRRPGGLVLAGGSLMHHLLDGMWRYPTTFFWPLYGWGFPRGHPEEWFWQWLAGLLHDPLVYVPEAAGGIVLLFFFGQLVYRGGVMEFLKRGRF; encoded by the coding sequence ATGCTGTTTTTAGGTCACGCTGGTTTGACCCTGGCGGCAGCCAGGGTGATGGAAAAGATGATGGTTCCCGGCGGCAGGCAAAGGCCGGGCAGCAGGCCGGGGCCGCCGGAACTGATAGATTACCGCCTGGTCCTTATCGGTTCTATGCTGCCGGACATTATCGACAAGCCCCTGGGCGGGGTAATTTTCAAGGAAACCCTGGGTAACGGCCGTATTTACGCCCATACCCTGGTTTTTTTATTATTTGCCTGGGCCGCCGGCCTGCTGTGGTGGCGGCGTTACCGGCGGCCGGGGGGCCTGGTCCTGGCCGGGGGTAGCCTGATGCACCACCTGCTGGACGGGATGTGGCGCTACCCGACTACTTTCTTCTGGCCTCTGTACGGCTGGGGTTTTCCCCGGGGCCACCCGGAAGAGTGGTTCTGGCAGTGGCTGGCGGGGCTCCTGCACGACCCTTTGGTGTATGTGCCGGAAGCAGCGGGCGGTATTGTTCTCCTGTTCTTTTTTGGACAACTTGTTTACCGGGGAGGGGTGATGGAGTTTTTGAAGCGGGGAAGGTTCTAA
- a CDS encoding S-layer homology domain-containing protein produces the protein MRIKGLWSYLAVVVCLSLVLAGIPAMPTAAAASSDPVADLVNRLQPVYNCLDAGDKQVIQAAKDEIAGLSDDEIAKILKDKRLITEQVKNNLRVDEDNAASTLAGMIKYAAGIYYSPDASTLENELQGFRSQYSSTFSQLLGSGVTVDDAWQFALATEANLPAALQSNLGNILEQFITGSSYDAVLNSFSDIVSDAASGVTSDFKDALTGLGWNIGLLMQVKDALRSKVPDGKAAEQALLKGYIRSQTQPLGSTTLTVGNTQEYGLKVLNQFEVSSSIASVLGWQSSDPSIASFNGNKLTANKPGTIRVRAYHPSAGTNPDFNNSLWLAEFQVTVNAASGGGGGGGGGGGGGGGASQPGQSTSTTTDFGQVTVDKSTGSVTTTIDAAKAADLIAQASGPVVFKADIPTDVTVKTATMELPAAVFTKAAEAGKALSLEVAGVKALLPAGVIPPEILADPAATINFAFQVLDTTEAQAVTGNLPASMRQAADVIEIDLYTVKGDNQQMVTPAKPVTLTLTYRPEGVDADKLGVYRYNVAAGTWEYKGGRVDKATNSISAVLNSFSKYTVLAYDKTFSDIQGHWAQRDIEIMAARHVAAGISASEFKPEGQVTRAEFTAFLLRTLGISEDRSAANRFADIQPGDWYYGAVVTASRTGLVAGYEDGSFRPDKAISRQEMAAMLARALAYAGQKVDVAGRVDDILSKFSDNGSLASWARESAAVAVESGLIVGRTATTFVPLGNATRAETVVMLKRLQDRI, from the coding sequence GTGCGCATCAAGGGTTTATGGTCGTATCTGGCGGTTGTTGTTTGCCTGAGCCTGGTGCTGGCCGGCATCCCGGCGATGCCCACCGCTGCCGCGGCGTCGAGCGACCCGGTAGCCGATCTGGTGAACAGGCTCCAGCCGGTGTATAACTGCCTGGACGCCGGGGATAAGCAAGTTATCCAGGCGGCGAAGGATGAGATTGCGGGGCTTAGTGATGATGAGATAGCAAAGATATTAAAGGACAAAAGGTTGATAACGGAACAAGTTAAAAATAATCTTAGAGTTGATGAAGATAACGCCGCCTCTACCCTGGCGGGTATGATAAAATACGCGGCGGGGATCTATTACTCTCCAGATGCGAGCACGTTGGAAAATGAATTGCAAGGTTTCCGCAGCCAGTATAGCTCTACCTTCAGTCAATTGCTTGGAAGCGGTGTAACCGTTGACGACGCCTGGCAGTTCGCCCTGGCTACTGAAGCAAATTTACCTGCAGCCTTGCAGAGCAATCTTGGCAATATATTGGAGCAATTTATAACAGGTTCGAGCTATGATGCAGTCTTGAATAGTTTCAGCGATATTGTTTCTGACGCCGCGTCGGGGGTCACTTCTGATTTTAAGGACGCCCTGACGGGTTTGGGTTGGAATATCGGGCTGTTGATGCAGGTTAAAGACGCATTGCGCTCTAAAGTGCCTGACGGCAAAGCCGCGGAGCAGGCCCTGCTGAAGGGCTACATACGCTCCCAGACGCAGCCGTTAGGCAGCACCACTTTGACTGTCGGCAACACCCAGGAATACGGCTTAAAGGTTTTAAACCAGTTTGAAGTAAGTTCTTCCATAGCCAGCGTCTTGGGGTGGCAGTCATCCGATCCGAGTATCGCCAGTTTTAACGGGAACAAGCTTACAGCCAATAAACCCGGGACTATCAGGGTCCGCGCTTATCATCCCTCTGCCGGAACGAATCCGGATTTTAACAACTCCCTCTGGCTGGCTGAATTTCAAGTGACAGTAAACGCTGCTTCCGGCGGTGGCGGAGGCGGCGGTGGTGGCGGAGGAGGCGGAGGCGGTGCCTCCCAGCCCGGGCAGTCTACCTCCACTACTACTGACTTCGGCCAGGTAACGGTCGATAAATCCACTGGCAGTGTGACGACCACCATCGATGCGGCCAAAGCAGCCGATCTGATCGCCCAGGCTTCCGGCCCGGTGGTCTTTAAAGCCGACATCCCGACCGATGTGACCGTGAAAACGGCTACAATGGAATTGCCGGCCGCCGTCTTTACTAAGGCCGCGGAAGCCGGTAAGGCCCTTTCCCTCGAAGTGGCGGGTGTAAAGGCGCTTCTCCCGGCAGGGGTGATACCGCCGGAGATCCTGGCCGATCCGGCAGCAACGATTAATTTTGCCTTCCAGGTTTTGGATACTACAGAAGCCCAGGCGGTTACCGGCAATCTCCCGGCCAGTATGCGCCAGGCGGCAGACGTTATCGAAATCGACCTGTATACTGTTAAGGGCGATAACCAGCAGATGGTGACCCCGGCCAAGCCGGTAACCCTCACTTTGACCTATCGCCCGGAGGGTGTGGATGCCGATAAGCTGGGTGTCTATCGTTACAATGTGGCTGCCGGCACGTGGGAATACAAGGGCGGCCGGGTCGATAAGGCCACCAATTCGATCAGCGCTGTCCTCAACTCCTTCTCAAAGTACACGGTACTGGCTTATGATAAGACCTTCAGCGACATCCAGGGACACTGGGCCCAGCGGGATATCGAGATCATGGCTGCCCGCCATGTTGCGGCAGGCATCTCGGCCAGCGAATTCAAACCCGAGGGCCAGGTAACGCGGGCGGAATTTACGGCCTTCCTGCTCCGCACCCTGGGTATCAGTGAGGATAGGTCCGCTGCCAATCGCTTTGCGGATATCCAGCCCGGAGACTGGTACTACGGCGCCGTAGTAACTGCCTCCAGGACCGGCCTGGTGGCGGGCTATGAAGACGGCAGCTTCCGTCCCGACAAGGCTATAAGCCGCCAGGAAATGGCCGCTATGCTTGCGCGAGCCCTGGCTTACGCCGGGCAGAAGGTGGACGTCGCGGGACGGGTGGACGATATCTTGAGTAAGTTCAGTGACAACGGCAGCCTCGCGAGCTGGGCCAGGGAGAGCGCGGCTGTGGCGGTAGAATCCGGGCTTATTGTCGGCCGGACGGCTACCACCTTCGTGCCCCTGGGCAACGCCACCCGGGCGGAAACGGTGGTCATGCTCAAGCGGCTGCAGGATCGGATCTAA
- a CDS encoding S-layer homology domain-containing protein, producing the protein MLLSLVGGAVALAAGLDLPGLYDQLKNDPTYQPYRQELLNEYLKLNSNEQAMDNDLRSFLADVQARLSQADTSSLKDEAGVNALVMKTAAEVLFTDKKYTTLANALAATSDIQSILKGNFPPSLEPVRKEVVNALLGSGGQAAAGGGGTAAPSAGTEEEIQRDTAAGVVTWRVNPEAAAGIKDNKLVLSLAGETAPTRTFSLPPALLQDLGQKKADLELDYGPVVLTLPAASLADLSSSGGADLTFRQESLDPARVKDVNGPGYNGAGMVYTLTAGDKGGLPAGVPARIKYEERQGLDRDLLGVYQVKSDGSLVYLGGHGVDGSPYLEFSLPGDGSYAVLEYRADFADLAGHWAARDVQVMAARHIAAGVGEGRFEPDRDITRAEFTSLLQRVLGLPVKGTVTGFSDVPADAWYAPSVAAAVRAGLVHGYEDSTFKPDNPVTRAEMAAMLGNALALQGLAVKVEPGQVEAVLQPYRDQAAVPSWARPAMAAAVTAGIVGGREGGLAPLERATRAEAIVMLERLMDKAGWR; encoded by the coding sequence ATGCTGTTGTCCCTGGTGGGCGGGGCGGTCGCCCTGGCCGCGGGGCTGGACCTCCCCGGCCTTTACGACCAGTTGAAGAATGATCCCACCTACCAGCCCTATCGCCAGGAACTGCTGAATGAATACCTTAAGTTAAATAGCAACGAGCAGGCCATGGATAACGACCTGCGGTCTTTCCTGGCCGATGTGCAGGCCCGGCTTTCCCAGGCTGATACGAGCAGCCTCAAGGATGAAGCCGGCGTGAACGCCCTGGTCATGAAAACGGCGGCGGAAGTGCTGTTTACGGATAAGAAATACACTACCCTGGCAAATGCCTTGGCGGCAACTTCGGACATTCAATCCATCCTGAAGGGCAATTTCCCGCCGTCCCTGGAGCCTGTCCGGAAAGAGGTTGTGAACGCTTTGCTGGGGAGCGGCGGTCAGGCCGCGGCCGGCGGGGGCGGGACCGCGGCGCCGTCGGCCGGTACGGAAGAAGAGATCCAGCGCGACACTGCCGCCGGGGTTGTTACCTGGCGGGTGAACCCGGAGGCGGCCGCCGGGATAAAGGATAACAAGCTGGTCCTTTCCCTGGCCGGGGAGACCGCTCCCACCCGGACCTTCTCCCTGCCGCCGGCTCTCCTCCAGGACCTGGGGCAAAAAAAGGCGGACCTGGAGCTGGACTACGGCCCGGTGGTCCTGACCCTGCCGGCAGCCTCCCTGGCGGATTTGAGCAGCTCCGGGGGAGCAGACCTGACGTTTAGGCAGGAGAGCCTGGACCCGGCGCGGGTAAAAGACGTCAACGGGCCGGGCTACAATGGGGCCGGCATGGTTTATACCCTCACCGCCGGGGATAAGGGAGGGCTCCCGGCCGGCGTCCCCGCTAGGATAAAATATGAAGAGCGGCAGGGGTTGGACCGGGACCTCCTAGGCGTTTACCAGGTGAAAAGCGATGGTTCTCTGGTTTACCTCGGCGGTCATGGGGTGGACGGGAGTCCCTACCTGGAATTTTCGTTACCGGGTGATGGCAGTTATGCCGTTTTGGAGTACCGGGCTGATTTTGCCGACCTGGCGGGCCACTGGGCGGCCAGGGATGTCCAGGTCATGGCGGCCAGGCATATCGCCGCCGGCGTGGGCGAGGGGCGGTTTGAGCCCGACCGAGACATTACCCGGGCCGAATTTACGAGCCTCCTGCAGCGGGTCCTGGGCCTGCCGGTAAAAGGAACGGTAACCGGCTTTAGCGATGTGCCGGCCGATGCCTGGTACGCTCCCTCCGTGGCCGCCGCCGTCCGGGCGGGGCTGGTGCACGGGTATGAGGATAGTACCTTTAAACCCGATAATCCGGTGACCAGGGCCGAGATGGCGGCCATGCTGGGCAACGCCCTGGCCTTGCAGGGCCTGGCCGTGAAGGTGGAGCCTGGTCAGGTAGAAGCCGTCCTGCAACCCTATCGGGACCAGGCGGCCGTACCTTCCTGGGCCCGGCCGGCCATGGCCGCGGCTGTGACGGCCGGTATTGTCGGCGGCCGCGAAGGCGGCCTGGCGCCCCTTGAGCGCGCCACCAGGGCCGAGGCCATAGTGATGCTTGAGCGGCTGATGGATAAAGCCGGCTGGAGATAG
- a CDS encoding AIR synthase related protein, which translates to MTPATLSPRRYRDLTILDLDAQRSLVIACDSAGAIGPKEADVVRVPGYVLGRFTARVALMEVLALGAWPVCVVNTLCVEPEPAGAAIREGVADEMRVLGIDPEKTLTGSSEKNIPTTQSGIGITVIGLATTAELLMGRLAAGDTLALFGRPKVGTEVFLDDPEIVDLKTVRLLLDQPGIREIVPAGSRGILAEARDLAALYGLQINWRPGLTGPALLKSAGPATCILAAGDRAALETTGRRAEKPFCLLGTLGPAASR; encoded by the coding sequence ATGACCCCGGCCACCCTTTCCCCCCGCCGCTACCGGGACTTGACCATCCTGGACCTGGATGCGCAAAGATCCCTGGTGATCGCCTGCGACTCCGCCGGGGCCATCGGCCCCAAGGAAGCCGACGTGGTGCGGGTGCCCGGGTACGTCCTGGGCCGTTTTACCGCCAGGGTGGCCCTGATGGAAGTCCTGGCGTTAGGTGCCTGGCCGGTATGCGTCGTCAACACCCTCTGTGTCGAGCCGGAGCCTGCAGGTGCGGCCATCCGGGAGGGTGTGGCCGACGAGATGCGCGTCCTGGGCATCGACCCGGAGAAAACCCTTACCGGCAGCAGCGAAAAAAATATACCTACTACCCAGTCCGGGATAGGGATCACCGTCATCGGCCTGGCAACAACCGCAGAGCTGTTAATGGGACGCCTGGCTGCCGGCGATACCCTGGCCCTCTTCGGACGGCCCAAGGTCGGAACCGAGGTCTTCCTCGACGACCCGGAAATCGTAGACCTGAAAACCGTGCGCCTGCTCCTTGACCAGCCGGGCATCCGGGAAATCGTCCCCGCCGGCTCCAGGGGCATCCTGGCCGAGGCCAGGGACCTGGCCGCATTATACGGGCTGCAAATCAACTGGAGGCCGGGCCTCACAGGGCCGGCCCTGCTAAAGTCGGCCGGCCCTGCCACCTGCATCCTCGCCGCCGGCGACCGGGCCGCCCTGGAGACCACGGGGCGCCGGGCGGAAAAACCCTTCTGCCTCCTGGGTACCCTGGGCCCCGCCGCGTCCCGGTAA
- a CDS encoding ECF transporter S component: protein MAKPELSSPAVKASRWTARRLATLAMLIALSTVGANLKIPSITGTPAFDSFPGFLGALILGPADGALIAALGHLLTAFTAGFPLTPPLHLVIAAGMAAVVALFAIFYRFSPWLGIAAGIALNGLLLPALFIPLPGFGKAFFLAMVVPLLIASALNIVLAATAFTSLRRVFPASYAAGRGKGEGK, encoded by the coding sequence ATGGCAAAACCGGAACTTTCCTCCCCGGCCGTTAAGGCAAGCCGCTGGACGGCCAGACGCCTGGCCACCCTGGCCATGCTCATCGCCCTGTCAACTGTGGGCGCCAATCTAAAAATACCCAGCATCACCGGCACCCCGGCCTTCGATTCTTTTCCCGGCTTTCTCGGCGCCCTCATCCTGGGTCCCGCCGACGGGGCCCTGATAGCAGCCCTGGGGCACCTGCTCACCGCCTTTACCGCCGGGTTCCCCCTCACCCCGCCCCTCCACCTGGTTATTGCCGCCGGCATGGCCGCTGTCGTCGCCCTCTTTGCCATTTTCTACCGCTTTTCCCCCTGGCTGGGGATAGCAGCGGGAATAGCCCTCAACGGTCTCTTACTCCCGGCGCTGTTCATCCCCCTGCCGGGGTTCGGCAAAGCATTCTTCCTGGCCATGGTGGTGCCCCTGCTGATCGCTTCCGCCCTGAACATCGTCCTGGCCGCGACGGCCTTCACCAGCCTGCGCCGGGTATTTCCCGCCAGCTATGCCGCCGGCCGGGGGAAAGGTGAAGGCAAATGA
- a CDS encoding ammonium transporter has translation MFLAAGTVLARPALAAAGDAVDTGDTAFILVASALVMLMTPGLAFFYGGMVRQKNVLGIIMQCLATLALISVQWVLWGYSLAFGPDHLHLLGGLDWAGFRGVGLEPNPLYAATIPHQVFAMFQLMFAIITPALITGAFAERMRFPAFLLFTLMWATLVYDPLAHWVWGAGGWLRELGALDFAGGTVVHISAGVAGLVCALVLGRRRDYGRIPLPPHNLPMTVLGAALLWFGWFGFNAGSALGANGLAGNAFVTTNTAAGAAILGWLAVEWLLHGKPTALGAASGAVAGLVAITPAAGFVTPPAALVIGGIGGALCCLSVAVAKVKLGYDDSLDAFGCHGVGGTWGAIATGIFATKAVNPAGADGLLYGNAHLLGVQVVGVAAAWIFTAAVTYGILKVVSLLTPLRVTAEEEEAGLDLSQHGESAYPDTGLAALEVAEGKRVTAPGELAVNWMVSQGNPAGTGLFRQE, from the coding sequence TTGTTCCTGGCTGCCGGGACCGTCCTGGCCCGGCCGGCGCTGGCGGCAGCCGGGGACGCGGTTGATACCGGCGATACCGCTTTTATCTTAGTAGCCAGCGCCCTGGTCATGTTGATGACCCCCGGCCTGGCCTTCTTTTACGGCGGTATGGTCCGCCAGAAGAACGTCCTGGGTATCATCATGCAATGCCTGGCCACTCTGGCCCTTATTTCCGTCCAGTGGGTCCTGTGGGGCTATTCCCTGGCCTTTGGTCCCGACCATCTCCACCTGCTGGGAGGGCTGGACTGGGCGGGGTTCCGGGGCGTCGGTCTGGAACCCAATCCCCTTTACGCCGCCACCATCCCCCACCAGGTATTCGCCATGTTCCAGCTCATGTTCGCAATAATCACCCCGGCCCTGATAACCGGTGCCTTTGCCGAGCGAATGCGCTTCCCGGCCTTCCTGCTCTTTACCTTAATGTGGGCTACCCTGGTCTATGACCCCCTGGCCCACTGGGTCTGGGGCGCGGGGGGCTGGCTGCGGGAACTCGGCGCCCTGGACTTTGCCGGCGGCACGGTGGTGCATATCAGCGCCGGCGTGGCCGGGCTGGTCTGCGCCCTGGTCCTGGGACGCCGGCGGGATTACGGCCGGATCCCCCTGCCGCCCCACAACCTCCCCATGACCGTTTTGGGCGCCGCGCTGTTATGGTTCGGCTGGTTCGGTTTTAATGCCGGCAGCGCCCTAGGGGCCAACGGTCTGGCCGGTAACGCCTTCGTCACTACCAATACGGCTGCCGGGGCCGCCATCCTGGGCTGGCTGGCGGTAGAGTGGCTGCTCCACGGCAAACCCACCGCCCTGGGAGCGGCCAGCGGCGCGGTGGCAGGCCTGGTCGCCATCACCCCGGCGGCCGGTTTCGTCACTCCCCCGGCGGCCCTGGTAATCGGCGGTATCGGCGGCGCCCTTTGTTGCCTGTCAGTGGCCGTGGCCAAGGTTAAACTGGGCTACGACGATTCCCTGGACGCCTTTGGCTGCCACGGCGTCGGCGGTACCTGGGGGGCCATTGCCACCGGCATCTTTGCCACCAAAGCCGTGAACCCCGCCGGGGCCGACGGCCTGCTTTACGGCAACGCCCATTTGCTGGGGGTACAGGTGGTAGGCGTGGCGGCGGCCTGGATCTTTACCGCCGCAGTGACCTACGGCATTCTCAAGGTCGTCTCCCTGTTGACACCTCTGCGGGTCACAGCCGAGGAAGAGGAAGCCGGCCTGGATCTCTCCCAGCACGGCGAAAGCGCCTATCCCGACACCGGCCTGGCAGCCCTGGAGGTAGCAGAGGGTAAACGGGTTACCGCCCCGGGAGAACTGGCGGTAAATTGGATGGTGAGCCAGGGTAACCCGGCCGGAACCGGTCTTTTCCGCCAGGAATAA
- a CDS encoding P-II family nitrogen regulator, whose protein sequence is MYKIEAIIRPEKFEAVKEALGRYGVHGMTVTHTLGCGQQKGKTEVYRGTAYTIALLPKVKVEIVLEDRYVDDVVAIIAREARTGNIGDGKIFICPVQDAIRIRTGERGAEAI, encoded by the coding sequence GTGTATAAAATCGAGGCCATCATCCGGCCGGAAAAATTCGAGGCCGTCAAGGAAGCCCTGGGTCGCTACGGCGTCCACGGCATGACTGTAACCCACACCCTGGGCTGCGGCCAGCAGAAGGGCAAAACCGAGGTCTACCGGGGCACGGCTTATACCATCGCCCTCTTGCCCAAGGTCAAGGTAGAGATAGTCCTGGAAGATAGATACGTTGACGATGTGGTGGCTATTATCGCCCGCGAGGCCCGTACCGGCAACATCGGCGACGGCAAAATTTTTATCTGCCCCGTACAAGATGCCATCAGAATCCGCACCGGTGAGCGGGGTGCAGAAGCGATTTAA
- a CDS encoding BON domain-containing protein gives MIDSKGVGMMDDVSLREKVQQALREDKDLRGYGLNADVAAGEVQLQGIVDTLKEKERAERLVRQVPGVKGVANAVAISTDGTIRDEDVTLEVHEELDLDPRVDLRHIGAESVDGHGTVVLKGRTEDPAEVEAAREAAAKARGVTRVVSQVKVGEEEMSLKDIFHSQVNNDREG, from the coding sequence TTGATTGACAGCAAGGGAGTGGGCATGATGGACGATGTTTCTTTACGGGAAAAGGTGCAGCAAGCCTTACGCGAGGACAAGGACCTGCGCGGTTACGGCCTTAACGCCGACGTGGCGGCGGGTGAGGTCCAGCTCCAAGGGATCGTCGATACCCTGAAGGAGAAGGAGCGGGCCGAAAGGCTGGTGCGGCAGGTTCCGGGGGTAAAAGGCGTAGCCAATGCCGTGGCTATCAGCACCGACGGGACCATCAGGGATGAGGACGTAACCCTGGAAGTCCATGAAGAACTGGACTTAGATCCGCGCGTTGACCTGCGACATATTGGCGCCGAAAGCGTTGACGGCCACGGTACGGTGGTTTTGAAAGGCCGGACGGAAGACCCGGCCGAAGTGGAAGCGGCCCGGGAGGCGGCAGCTAAAGCCCGGGGCGTGACCCGGGTGGTGAGCCAGGTTAAGGTAGGGGAAGAGGAAATGAGCCTTAAGGATATTTTCCACAGCCAGGTGAACAACGATAGGGAAGGATGA
- a CDS encoding type II toxin-antitoxin system VapC family toxin, with protein sequence MEAGKFVLDTYALLALLEEEPGAQIIADIISDDNNMSFLSLINLGEAYYMLLRKKGEKAAAELVETIFADEGITLIECPWTRIKEAARIKAGGGLSYADSFVVSLAQELQAPIITGDPEIRKLAPKLGFEVIWIGNATPLNL encoded by the coding sequence ATGGAAGCAGGAAAATTTGTTCTTGACACATACGCCCTCCTGGCTTTGCTGGAAGAGGAACCAGGCGCCCAGATAATAGCAGATATTATAAGTGATGATAATAATATGAGCTTCTTAAGCCTTATCAATCTGGGCGAGGCCTACTATATGCTCCTGAGGAAAAAAGGCGAAAAGGCTGCCGCTGAATTGGTCGAAACCATTTTTGCCGATGAAGGTATAACTCTAATTGAATGTCCCTGGACGAGGATTAAAGAGGCGGCACGGATAAAAGCCGGCGGGGGATTATCCTATGCTGATTCTTTCGTTGTTTCCCTGGCTCAAGAGCTACAGGCACCGATTATTACTGGTGATCCGGAAATCCGCAAGTTGGCACCAAAACTTGGTTTCGAGGTAATCTGGATAGGCAATGCTACCCCGCTAAATCTATAG
- a CDS encoding AbrB/MazE/SpoVT family DNA-binding domain-containing protein, protein MYKITVSQKGQIVIPLEIRKNYGLKKGDQLAVEDNNGIITLRPLPRHPFLALRGKYKSSSPKDKLTTVLIKERTAERFREKG, encoded by the coding sequence GTGTATAAAATAACCGTTTCCCAAAAGGGACAAATCGTTATTCCCCTGGAGATACGTAAAAACTATGGTTTAAAAAAAGGGGATCAGCTTGCAGTAGAAGATAATAACGGTATTATAACCCTACGACCGCTTCCCAGACATCCCTTTCTCGCGCTCCGCGGTAAATATAAAAGCAGCAGTCCTAAAGATAAGCTTACTACAGTCTTGATAAAAGAAAGAACTGCTGAGCGCTTCCGGGAAAAAGGATGA